CGGCTGCCCTCTTTAAAACACATTTTGGCAACTCATGGTTTTAGCTTTGTTGTGAATTTCAGATAACCGTTATGGTGGTCAACAGCAACAGTGGCAACATAATGTTCCTCCACCTGCTGATCATCATGTTGTTGCACCGGCGCCTAAGCCATCTCCTCTGCCACAATATGGGGCACGTCCACCTCTCTCTCCATCTTATGCACCCACACCACCACAGCCTTTCATAAGCAGCAGTGGTGGCTCTGGCTCGGGGTCTGAAGTTCCATACCAATCACCTTCACCTGGCATTGGCTTAAGCTTCTCAAAGAGTACATTTACATATGAGGAGTTGGCTAGGGCAACAGATGGCTTCTCAGATGCAAACCTCCTTGGACAAGGTGGTTTTGGCTATGTGCATAGAGGGGTTCTTCCAAATGGAAAAGAAGTGGCGGTCAAACAGCTGAAAGCTGGAAGTGGTCAGGGGGAGCGTGAGTTTCAGGCAGAAGTTGAGATTATCAGCCGAGTGCATCACAAGCATCTTGTGTCATTGGTTGGTTACTGCATCACAGGTTCACAGAGATTGCTTGTTTATGAGTTTGTTCCTAATAACACTCTGGAGTTTCACTTACATGGTGAGTTTATATTGCAACCTTCAAGTTTTTCGTTTAAATTAGTTTTTATCCAAAGCTTTGAGTTTGTGTCAGTTTAATTCTTTCATGTGCTTATTGTTCAATACATGCCATTgtagttttcattttttgatgATCTGTTGCCACTGCTCTTTTAATCTGTCACATGTAGTTGAGGCACCAAAATGCACTTTTAGATAGTAACCCCAACTCTTAAATTTGGGAAGAAATTGTTAAGATAATGTTTCAATGCATCCGGTATGTAGAATCTGATGGAAATTTCATATTATAGGAAAGGGACGACCTACCATGGATTGGCCAACCAGATTGAGGATTGCATTGGGATCTGCTAAAGGATTAGCATATCTGCATGAGGATtgtatgctctctctctctctctcgtgcgCGTGTGTCCGCGCATttgtacacttttttttttacttgtgcaTTGATGTAATTGTGTTCCTAATTCCCTACACTTGCAGGTCATCCTAAGATCATTCATCGTGACATCAAGGCAGCAAATATACTTCTGGATTTCAAGTTTGAAGCGATGGTAATAACTGCGTAACTGATTTCTTGAGACATGTTAAACAGGCTGAAAATTTTATGTAAACCTATCTAGGGGGAATGATTCTAAATTACTTGGTGATTTGACAAATACTGGGTTAGCTTAATTTGCCTGGGCAATTATAAcatttgttaattatccatgAGATATTGCAGTAGAGATTTGACTGATTCAAAGTGTAATTAGTTTCTGATTGTTCCACATCTTGCACTAATCTATGTGGTCTTATGGTATCGTTAATCCAACTAcagagttttttattttttatactatTCTGAGTGGGATAataaatctattttttttttctcaggttGCAGATTTTGGACTCGCAAAATTATCTTCTGATGCTAATACTCATGTCTCTACCCGGGTCATGGGAACTTTTGGGTAAGACTCTTTTAACCATTCCATTTCCTTCATGTTCAAATATCGAAGTTTATTATTTAAACTGAGAAGTGGTAGAATGGTATTGCTTTTCCAGAATATCTTTAGCTTTTGCATTAGATGATTCATATTTTCTCACTTGTGTCTTTTTGAAGGATGCGTGTTCAAACATAGGTTTCAATTCTTTATTGCTAATGCCGACTTCCCTTCTACTTGCACACTAGTTAAAATATTTAGATCTGTTATAGTTCAAGAAATTTAATTCTTGTTGCCTGCAGGTATCTGGCTCCAGAATATGCTTCAAGTGGAAAACTAACAGACAAATCAGACGTTTTCTCCTTTGGTGTCATGCTCTTGGAATTAATTACTGGACGACGGCCTGTTGACTCAAGTCAGTCTTTCATGGAGGACAGTTTGGTAGACTGGGTAAGTAATAATGTCTTCTTTCCATACATGAATCCCTCAATCCGCGAGTACAATTCTTGGATCTAATACGAAGTTAAATTATTGCTCCTATGTACTGCAGGCAAGGCCTTTGCTTACACGAGCACTTGAAGAAGGAAACTTTGATAGCTTGGTTGATCCCAAGCTGCAAAATAATTACAATCAAAACGAGATGGCTCGCATGGTTGCTTGTGCTGCTGCCTGTGTGCGCCATTCAGCAAGACGACGTCCACGAATGAGTCAGGTAATAATTCTTCTAGTTCAAGCTTTAGCCTTCATTCAAAGTGCCTGCTGCATGACCTGCTAAGCTAATCCAGATTGATATTCTGAACTCTAAAGTGGTCgtgttttgttattttgtgaCTGAGCAGATAGTTCGCGCCTTAGAAGGAGATGTGTCTCTATCTGATCTCAATGAAGGAATTAGACCCGGTCACAGCACTGTCTACAGTTCACATGGAAGCTCAGACTATGACACTAGCCAATACAAGGAAGACATGAAAAAATTTAGGAAGATGGCGTTGGGCAGCCAAGAGTATGGTGCCAGTAGCGAGTACAGTGAACCGACCAGTGAATATGGTTTGTATCCTTCTGGATCAAGTGGCGAAGGCCAAACCACTCGAGAAATGGAGAtgggaaagatgaagaagaatagTCAAGGTTTCAGTGGAAATTCTTGATAATTTTAATGTCTCATTCCACTGTAAAGTTCCGGCCCCTTAATtttttcacttattttttttttctcatctatACAGTCAATTGAATATCAAATGAAGTGAAGAACACAAAGCAATtccttttattaaaattttcctaatttcaaaattgattgGTCATATTATTTACTTGTATCTAATTACTAGTAGTTCTCatgtaaaagaaaataatgaaatgactttacaattattttatttattttgtcaatATCAGCAGGGATTTTGTTTGCTTATGCTTTAGCTCTTATCTATTCTTTTCTTGGATTAGCGTGTCCCCTTTTATTTCCCCACACCTCAAATCTAAACCTCCTAAAACAAAGCAGAATCTGAGAAAAGGAAACTGTGGTCGTTGGTAAATTCTAGTTACAGTCTTACAAAATACAAGCCAAAACCTCTCTTTTCTCTCAAGAGGGCATTTAGTTTATAAAATTTATAGTTGGTTTTCTAATGATAATCAGAAATTGCTTTTATCCCCCCTTAAAAATTGATGCTTTCAGTTATAGCTATGACCCAAATGCATGCtgaaaatgaagatgatgaaacCGTTTGAGCCTGTCAAATTTTTTATGAAGAAATATCAATGAAATATTAACAGAGATCTGGAGGGTCAGTAGTCATGTTTGGTGTACGGCCGGGGTCTTACCATAATAAAAACTACGGCAGCACCCGTTCTAGATGGGGTAATGCATTACTAATTAAGCTAGAGATCATTCTTGACTACCACTTTGACTTGAATGTGCATGGGAAGTCTCAAGTTCTAATAGAGGCTATGGGGCGCGATTTGATGTTATTTCTGCATTAAGTTTCGACTCAATACTCAACCAGCCAATGTAATTTAAAGATATTGCATGTGTCCCGTGCGTTTATCATTTGAGGTATTGAGGTGGATTTTGGAGGATTCCTCATCACAAAAAAAGTATTGGTGTTTGAAGGTAGACTCCTCCATTCTAGGCCTTTTAGAGGGGGTGAAGGTCTATATTGCAGTAAATATAGACTCCAATTGTTTAGATAGCAGCCATATGGTTTCAAATTGCTACCGGCTTTTGAAATATATCACGTAATGCCATCAGTTTCTAGTATTGTAAACATATATTCCATTTGTGTTCTCACATTGCCATCCTAATCCATTGTGTAGGCCTAAAACTATTTTCTTTGATCTCAGCTTCTGTCAAGCCCTACTTCTATCTCCTCCTAGGACGCGTGAATCCACCGTTGACAGAATCTGTGGCATTGACATACCTCCAGAGACAACAATTTCTGCAATCAAATAGCATGTTGATGATAAGCATGACCACACcaattttaaaaacatttttttggcCAATACACTTTCGATTCGTTTCGTGGCCTAATCATTTGTGCATATTCTAGTTCACCCCCAGCCTAAAAAACTCAAAAGTATCAATAAATTCCAAATTCCTTACCGATGCCTTCCCGGACTGAAAGGTTTGGTCTAATAACATCCTTGGTGTTGACCAAAAATATGTCACCGATATAAAGATGATTTGTGGGAACATACACACAGCATAGCTCCTCATCTCCGGAATAATTCTGCAGTGTTCAAAAAAAACCAAACGATGTTTCAAGGATTAATAGCCATTCGAAATGTCAACCAGTTTGTTATTGATATCCGATACATAATTCTAAATAGTAAAAAGAAGAACATATTAAAGACATCAAATAGCTCAGACACAAAGTCTACTTAGAAGAACCACAAACCAGATTCTTCCAACACACAAGTTCAGGAATCTGCAAGCACTTCAGGCAGAATATTGAGCATCTCTCTCGAAAGAATAAATAATGCTCAATAGTGGGGCCACAATGACCTTGTCGGCTTGTCCCATTAATCAAGTTTAAAACAGACGTCAAATTAAGTGAAAAGTTTGAGGTCAATGCCAAAACTATATTTTCCATTTCTGATCTGATTCTCTCAGACACTAAGAGTTTCCGCAGCATCtaaaaacaagagaaaatttaaaaaatgttcCATCAAGGTTCTTAAACGAATGGCCATCGTACTGTAACAAGCCCTTAATAATAGATAAATAAGATATCCAGAATAATGGACCACAAGCGGAATAGATAGGCTTATGGCAAAAGAGGAGAAATCGAAAAATTATGGACAGAGTCAGGAATAGTGTTCCTCAAAAATGAATGAATAGCACCAAGACAAGAAATTCACCACCAAATTCAGATAAAACCAAGCTTTAGATTTGGAGGTAGGCACTAATCAATTGATCAAACTGCAAAGGTCACAAATGGTTAAAGGGCAGAAGTGTGACTGATATCAAAAGGATTATATGCTCATCAAGACACACGGGACATCTATGactcaataaaacaaaaaaattaacagGCGGAAAGGGGTTTGTTCGGGAGGGGGGGGAGACCTGGAGGACAACAGATGAAGTGATGAACCCAAATGCATATTCTCCAATACGAGGATGCGTTATGATGGCCACTTCCTTGAAAGCCTGAGTGTTTTGATCTGaagttaaaagaaaaagagaaggaaatgtAAACTTCTCTTCCACCCAACACATTCAATTAGGAAAATAAAATCAGCCAAAAATCTACCTGGTGATATGGCGGCACTTATTTGCTTGGAGGCATTGTATATGTGCCGAACAAGAGGCATCCTTTTGATAAACCACTCCCCAAGGCTCAAGACAGATGCACCCAGCCATGATGACATGAACACCCCAACCAAGAAGATGAATGTTATAGAAGTTACAAATCCCAGACCTAACAAGCACAATATAAACATCAGTGACACAAGAGCATGAGCAGTTGTTTGCATCACCAGTACTCAAAACCAGTCAACTACCCATAACTAGACAACTAAGAACCAAATACATCACATGAGACACATTTATACTTTATCGATAAGTCTAAATTAGGGATGTGCTAACCGTTGATGTCTAAAAACAAGCCCCATAGGAAACATTTTTTTCCTTACTTTGTAAAAAGTGAACTTCGAATACCACTTAAAAGTGTAAAATCTTAAGAGTCAAGTGCCATATAATCCTTATCCACCAACTCGGCCATTAAGAGCAACTAACGGGTGAACAGGTAGAGTCATCAGGAATCTAGAAATGAGGGATCAAGGTGCATCCAGCTGTtgcttaaaaataaataaacctaTTAAGTTTCAAATCTGTAGAGGTAATGTCTGATTTTAGGAATTCATGGGGTAAAAGGGGGTATATAATATTAAGTAAATGGAACTTTAAGTTGTATGAAAGTGCAAATTCTAGAAATTCtgagttttatttatattattttctcgAGTTATGTACATATAGGTTTTCTGTTTTAAACAGTATAGGtgatttggtaaaataattatGTGTAGAAATTTTGAAGTATTTATGACTATATTTTCTTTCTGAAGTCATAATTAAATATAAGTCTATAATTTATTTGCACAAAATTTTCCTATTGTTGCTCTTCTCTCATTTTATTTCTTCTATTGCTACAACAGCCTAAGGTACACAAACACAATCCATAAAGCCGtaattttcaatttaatgaaaCAAGCCAAGGAATGAGAAAATTGCAATATTAGAATTCAGATGCCAACGTtaaaaggagaaggaaaaagaagcaCACTTACAGAGGCAATATTTGCACTACACAATCTACTAAATTATCCTGGAGCTAAACTACAGTCTCAACATTTCTGAAAAGTAACTGTGAAATGCATAATGCATAGTATATATACATTTTCCAAATTCCAACCAAGTATTGGAAAAGGACAGGAGTAAAAATGCTATTTGCGAGATATGCTTACCAAAAATATTAATTCCAAGATGAGCATAGATGGGAGAGAAAAAGCCGTCCACAAAGTGAATAAACCACCACGTTATATAGAATGTTATAGCTATTGGCAGCAGGATAACACTGCAAAACAGCTAACAATCAGCAACTATCCTAACAGCATTCAGAAAATTAAGTTGACTCAATACAAAAACACTGCAAACTacatgaagaagatgaaagagGCAAGTAGTAGTATATGCTATCTCATTAGAAATTAAAAGGAACAGTGATGCAATACTACAGATTGTAAAATTACATAACAATTTTAAATGGTATGGAACACAGTTCTAGCCTCTTTAATCCACCGAAACATGAAATCTATGGTCACGCCCATTTTAATAATTTACAATGCCaaagcaaaagaaacaaatctGTAAGCTCAGGCAATGCTTATAAACCATCTTGAGCAACCAAGATAATTTGGAATCCCAAAGAGAAAGTACTAGAGAGGCCACACAAAAAGACAGCAAGGCTTATGTGTGACTGGGATAATACAGAATAAAGCCTCAATAATTAGGACAACCCAATAATTGAGTCAGGGAAGTATCCATCATCAGTAATATACTGCAGTAAATGATttgattgttttaaaaaataaatactgCAGTAAATTATAGGTGCCAGAATTTGGAAAACATTTCATCCAAACAGGATCATGGTGGTCTCTGATGAAATTCCCTCGCTCCATGCTCAATTTTATGGAGTTCTTTCAACATGAAGATTTCCGTGAAACCACTCCAAGGAATGAAATCAAAAgctcaaaaatgaaaaatatttgaaGAGATGGAAGAGGAGTAAGCGAGACAATAGCACAAATATTTCATATCACCAGAGATTCAGAGAACGTAATATAAGAGCAAACTTTATGCACCATACAGACACCAGAATACAATCGAATGAAAGTTTAGAAGCTGAGATGGCAGGACTGGGAAATAGTCATCCTTGTTCAGTGCAGATACATAACAATCATTCTGTACATAAAATGGAAAAGCCATTTTCAAGGACATAATGGGATCAATGGTATATTAATCTAACAGATGCAATAAACTGAGAAAAGATACAGTGAGTTCTTACAAAAGATAGAGGAATGGATTGCTCACCATCCAGTCATGAACTTTTTTGAAGCCCAACTCCTAACAACCTTGTAAAACGTCTGTACAATGCCAAGTGAGAATATATCAGAAAATACTTGTTAGGCATACCCATTTCCACCCACGCACGAACATATATGCATTTAGTATGTTAAAAACGTGTATAGCCTTGAGCCATGATATTCAAACCAAATCTGCAGGAAGGCATATTTAATAAAAACTAGAGAAATCTAAATTTGGGACAATAGCTCCAATTATGAATAATACATCAATCAAACCCTTCTACACATGAATTAAGCTTCCTCTTTCTTCACAGAAGAGTTTCATTATAAATGCATGGAAAGGTGAAGCTAGGAAACATTGAGCTTTTTGATGTTATTAAGTGGCTTCAAAACTGGCATATTATCTTGCATTTCCTTTAAAATCACGCACCAATTATGTAAGAATGTCATGTAAAACACAAAAGAAGAAATCTCGTTGAACGTCCGACACACAATTGAAGTAGTTTCTAACCATGTTCTTTAATAAACTCAACCAGACTCGGTctaacaagttaaaacatctacaAGACCAATCGCAGTAGTCTCTGAAGCACTCAACTGAATCAAACCTACTATGCTTTTAGTCTAAATCATGCTAAGCTCCAATTCGAACTCTCATACTTAGAACCTCAAACATGACACCATAATTAGCAAGAAAAGACGCTGCAAACACAAACATAATTGCATAATTCTCCCCGTTAAACAGTTCGAAACCGAGTGAAAGAACGAAAAACTCAATAAGCAAAGCAAGATTTAAAAATCAAGAATAATTCACCTCGCGGCCCGTGTGATGCGACGACGAGGAAGACGAGGAGGGTTTAGAGGCGGCGTCATCGTTAACAGAGTCGGCGACGGGAATGAGAAGCTCACGATCTCTTTCTCTGTCTCTATTGGCCATCACAATTGTCGACTTCTCATCGCCCATCgaaatggaaacaaaaaaatggaaCCCAAAACGACACCACTTACTGAATTCACTCGACCACAGCGCCGTAGATGAACACGGACTCGTAGCCTTGAAATCTCCAATCGGgtctttattttaatttttttattattattttgaataaaaaagaataatggTAGACTAAGGAATAAGGATAATCCCGCCCTTTAACCTTTCCAAACCTTAATACCTCCTCATCCTGTTCTCTCTTTGtgatttattattttctaaaaCATTCAATTATTGAATTAGGTGATGAGCTGGCACCAATCATTTGAGTGCCAGCATGTTAATTGAAAGGGTACATCTGACATTCCGGGCATAACGAACTAGTTTAAAAAAACTTGACACAATCAAACACGAGAATAATACACCAAACAATTTATATTGTTTGGGTTTTGTAAATCGTTGATAACAATGTTTCAAATCAAAAGtttgtcccataatttatttactttttacaGCTTTTAAATTAACTTACGTATTTCTCGGACCAAGAAAGCGAAACTATTTGACGTTACATATTAGATTTCATTAAAGTTTGATCCGCGTCATTAtgctagataaaaaaaaaaaaaatta
This genomic window from Tripterygium wilfordii isolate XIE 37 chromosome 9, ASM1340144v1, whole genome shotgun sequence contains:
- the LOC120005659 gene encoding proline-rich receptor-like protein kinase PERK1, which gives rise to MSSPAPAPPPSGNNTAPPPSNTASPPPSNTTSPPPPTVSAPPPSNNSSPPPPTPSAPPSSNTASPPPSNTTSPPASPPPPTGNASPPPPSTQVPSPPVSRSSPPPPAAITSSPPPPTNSTSGASSSGSGGISTGAVVGIAIGGVVLLLVVGVLFICCKKKKKRYDNEGAYYVPPPPPKDNRYGGQQQQWQHNVPPPADHHVVAPAPKPSPLPQYGARPPLSPSYAPTPPQPFISSSGGSGSGSEVPYQSPSPGIGLSFSKSTFTYEELARATDGFSDANLLGQGGFGYVHRGVLPNGKEVAVKQLKAGSGQGEREFQAEVEIISRVHHKHLVSLVGYCITGSQRLLVYEFVPNNTLEFHLHGKGRPTMDWPTRLRIALGSAKGLAYLHEDCHPKIIHRDIKAANILLDFKFEAMVADFGLAKLSSDANTHVSTRVMGTFGYLAPEYASSGKLTDKSDVFSFGVMLLELITGRRPVDSSQSFMEDSLVDWARPLLTRALEEGNFDSLVDPKLQNNYNQNEMARMVACAAACVRHSARRRPRMSQIVRALEGDVSLSDLNEGIRPGHSTVYSSHGSSDYDTSQYKEDMKKFRKMALGSQEYGASSEYSEPTSEYGLYPSGSSGEGQTTREMEMGKMKKNSQGFSGNS
- the LOC120005661 gene encoding protein CONTINUOUS VASCULAR RING 1-like, whose product is MGDEKSTIVMANRDRERDRELLIPVADSVNDDAASKPSSSSSSSHHTGRETFYKVVRSWASKKFMTGCVILLPIAITFYITWWFIHFVDGFFSPIYAHLGINIFGLGFVTSITFIFLVGVFMSSWLGASVLSLGEWFIKRMPLVRHIYNASKQISAAISPDQNTQAFKEVAIITHPRIGEYAFGFITSSVVLQNYSGDEELCCVYVPTNHLYIGDIFLVNTKDVIRPNLSVREGIEIVVSGGMSMPQILSTVDSRVLGGDRSRA